Proteins from a genomic interval of Synechococcus sp. A15-28:
- a CDS encoding four-carbon acid sugar kinase family protein: MKVVVIDDDPTGSQTVHSCPLLLEWDRETLRRGLKRPSSLLFLLADTRALTAEAAAARNREIVCQLDQALAAEGLRRGDVLLVSRGDSTLRGHGVLEPATLQEAFGPFDATFHIPAFIEGGRTTVNGVHLLNGAPVHTTAFAQDRMFGFSTSDLAGWLEEKSGGSIRSADVQRISGRELNAACGTGLLCLVDRLRSLRGNVPVVVDAERQDQLAALAAAVRSLRSEKRFLFRSAASLVKALADPGPQPLDAAALAGLRRRNGDGALLQGLVVVGSYVPLADQQLERLLQAPGCRGLEVPVRRIARVLEGGTPDLLLADLERELLDQLKQVFEADATSVLYSSRGELGFASPRQRRHFSVQLAQLMARLAAAVAPGLGYLISKGGTTTQTLLSKGLGLTAVQLEGQLLPGLSLVRPSEGSHAGLPILTFPGNLGSADTLRDAWQRMEAG, encoded by the coding sequence ATGAAGGTTGTGGTGATCGACGACGACCCCACCGGCTCGCAGACGGTGCATAGCTGTCCTCTGCTGCTGGAGTGGGACAGGGAGACCCTGAGGCGGGGCTTGAAGCGCCCTTCGTCGTTGCTGTTTTTACTGGCGGACACACGGGCGCTGACGGCCGAGGCGGCCGCAGCGCGCAACCGCGAAATTGTCTGCCAACTGGATCAGGCGCTCGCAGCGGAAGGGTTACGTCGTGGCGATGTGCTGCTGGTGAGTCGCGGCGATTCCACCTTGCGCGGCCACGGCGTTCTGGAGCCCGCCACCTTGCAGGAGGCCTTCGGGCCGTTTGACGCCACGTTCCACATCCCAGCATTCATCGAGGGTGGCCGCACCACGGTGAACGGTGTGCATCTGTTGAACGGTGCCCCGGTGCATACCACCGCTTTTGCCCAGGACCGGATGTTTGGATTCAGCACCAGCGATCTGGCAGGCTGGCTGGAGGAGAAAAGTGGCGGTTCGATTCGATCTGCCGATGTGCAGCGGATTTCCGGTCGTGAGCTGAACGCGGCGTGTGGGACTGGCCTTTTGTGTTTGGTCGATCGACTCCGCTCCCTCAGGGGCAATGTGCCGGTGGTGGTGGATGCGGAACGACAGGACCAGCTCGCCGCTCTGGCCGCCGCGGTGCGGTCGCTGCGCAGCGAGAAACGCTTCCTGTTTCGGTCAGCCGCCAGTCTGGTGAAAGCACTGGCGGATCCTGGCCCGCAGCCTCTGGATGCGGCTGCTCTGGCCGGCCTGCGCCGACGGAATGGAGATGGTGCTCTCCTGCAGGGGTTGGTGGTGGTGGGCTCCTATGTGCCGCTGGCGGATCAGCAGCTGGAGCGATTGCTGCAGGCCCCCGGTTGCCGTGGGCTCGAGGTGCCCGTGCGTCGCATCGCTCGGGTGTTGGAGGGCGGCACGCCGGACTTGCTGCTGGCGGACCTGGAGCGGGAGCTGCTGGATCAGCTGAAGCAGGTGTTTGAGGCTGATGCAACATCTGTGCTGTACAGCAGCCGCGGCGAGCTCGGTTTTGCTTCGCCCCGGCAGCGCCGGCATTTCTCGGTTCAGCTCGCGCAGCTGATGGCCCGCTTGGCGGCTGCAGTGGCACCGGGCCTTGGTTACCTGATCAGCAAGGGAGGAACCACCACCCAGACCCTGTTGTCCAAAGGGCTGGGGCTGACGGCTGTCCAGCTGGAGGGGCAATTGCTGCCGGGACTGTCCCTGGTTCGTCCGTCAGAGGGGAGCCATGCCGGCCTGCCGATCCTCACGTTTCCCGGAAACCTTGGCAGTGCCGACACCCTGCGCGACGCCTGGCAGCGGATGGAGGCCGGCTGA
- a CDS encoding (Fe-S)-binding protein, whose amino-acid sequence MVSPSQLPGLPAGAADPCVHCGFCLPTCASYRVLASEMDSPRGRIHALRAIEAGELELDATVASHFDTCLGCYACVSACPSGVRYDQLIEATRPKLNQLQHRSSWQICFRQLLLQVLPYPRRLRALLQSLRAYAGTPLQALARRAGLTRLFGPEIEAMEQLLPPLVPESFNDRLLQINPASGQRRGRVALLLGCVQRCFDPTVSTTTVKVLQANGFEVVIPPDQGCCGAVSHHQGELELTRQLASDLVTSMNSVEGDLDAVLVAASGCGHTMKAYGELLNGDVQFRAPVLDVQEFLADRGLSTGFTAQLQPLPETVAMHDACHMIHGQGIQAQPRQLLRAIPGIKLREATEVGVCCGSAGIYNLVQPEEAAELGRIKADDLSGTGAGLVASANIGCTLQLRRHLGGRARVHHPMELLAASAGLHPLPGVAQGVGTAKVSGKREDRQAGMAPL is encoded by the coding sequence ATGGTCTCTCCCTCCCAGCTCCCCGGCCTGCCAGCAGGCGCCGCAGATCCCTGTGTGCACTGTGGCTTCTGCCTGCCCACCTGTGCCAGCTACCGGGTGCTGGCCAGCGAGATGGACTCTCCGCGCGGTCGCATCCACGCTTTGCGGGCCATCGAAGCCGGTGAACTGGAGCTGGACGCCACCGTCGCCAGCCATTTCGACACCTGCCTGGGCTGCTACGCCTGCGTGTCGGCCTGCCCCTCCGGCGTGCGCTACGACCAACTGATCGAGGCAACCCGACCCAAGCTGAATCAGCTGCAGCACCGCAGCAGCTGGCAGATCTGCTTCCGCCAACTGTTGCTGCAGGTGCTGCCCTACCCCAGGCGGCTGCGAGCTCTGTTGCAATCGCTTCGGGCCTATGCCGGCACACCGCTCCAAGCCTTGGCCCGCCGAGCCGGCCTGACCCGGCTTTTTGGTCCTGAGATTGAAGCAATGGAGCAACTGCTGCCGCCCCTGGTACCGGAGAGCTTCAACGACCGACTTCTCCAGATCAATCCCGCCAGCGGGCAACGCCGCGGCCGCGTTGCCCTGTTGCTGGGCTGCGTACAGCGCTGCTTTGATCCGACCGTCAGCACGACCACGGTGAAGGTGCTGCAGGCCAACGGCTTCGAGGTGGTGATTCCGCCGGACCAGGGCTGCTGTGGTGCCGTGAGCCATCACCAGGGGGAACTGGAGCTGACCCGTCAGCTGGCCTCCGATCTGGTGACCAGCATGAACAGCGTGGAAGGAGATCTGGATGCTGTGCTGGTGGCCGCCTCCGGCTGCGGTCACACGATGAAGGCCTATGGCGAACTGCTGAACGGCGACGTTCAGTTCCGTGCGCCGGTGCTGGACGTGCAGGAATTCCTCGCCGACCGGGGCCTCTCCACAGGCTTCACAGCACAACTGCAACCCCTGCCCGAGACGGTGGCCATGCATGACGCCTGCCACATGATTCACGGCCAGGGGATCCAGGCCCAGCCCAGACAGCTGCTGCGCGCCATCCCCGGCATCAAGCTACGGGAGGCAACCGAGGTGGGGGTCTGCTGCGGCAGTGCCGGCATTTACAACCTGGTGCAACCGGAGGAGGCCGCTGAACTGGGCCGGATCAAGGCCGATGACCTAAGCGGCACCGGTGCCGGACTGGTGGCCAGCGCCAACATCGGCTGCACCCTGCAACTGCGCCGGCACCTGGGCGGTCGAGCCCGGGTCCACCATCCGATGGAACTGTTGGCGGCCTCAGCCGGCCTCCATCCGCTGCCAGGCGTCGCGCAGGGTGTCGGCACTGCCAAGGTTTCCGGGAAACGTGAGGATCGGCAGGCCGGCATGGCTCCCCTCTGA
- a CDS encoding NADP-dependent isocitrate dehydrogenase, whose product MAQFEKLTAPSQGTPIRFENGQPVVADNPIIPFIRGDGTGVDIWPATQKVLDAAVAKAYGGSKSIEWFKVYAGDEACDLYGTYQYLPEDTLEAIRTYGVAIKGPLTTPVGGGIRSLNVSLRQIFDLYSCVRPCRYYEGTPSPHKRPQDLDVIVYRENTEDIYMGVEWEADDAVGQELRKHLNEVVIPANGKLGKRQIPEGSGIGIKPVSKAGSQRHIRKAIQHALRLQGDKRHVTLVHKGNIMKFTEGAFRDWGYELATTEFRDVCITERESWILGNLEKDPNLSVQANARMIEPGYDSLTPEKKADIDTEVKAVIDAIGSSHGGGKWKEMVLVDDRIADSIFQQIQTRPQEYSILATLNLNGDYISDAAAAMVGGLGMAPGANIGQNAAIFEATHGTAPKHAGLDRINPGSVILSGVMMLEFLGWQDAADLVTKGLSAAIADQQVTYDLARLMEPQVDPASCSGFAEAIIQRF is encoded by the coding sequence ATGGCCCAGTTCGAGAAGCTCACCGCCCCCAGCCAGGGCACACCGATCCGCTTCGAGAACGGCCAGCCCGTGGTGGCCGACAACCCGATCATTCCCTTCATCCGCGGCGATGGCACCGGCGTGGACATCTGGCCGGCGACACAGAAGGTGCTGGATGCGGCCGTGGCCAAGGCCTATGGCGGCAGCAAGAGCATCGAATGGTTCAAGGTCTACGCCGGCGATGAAGCCTGCGACCTCTACGGCACCTACCAGTACCTGCCCGAGGACACCCTCGAAGCGATCCGCACCTACGGCGTGGCCATCAAGGGCCCCCTCACCACCCCGGTGGGCGGCGGCATCCGTTCGCTGAACGTGTCCCTGCGTCAGATCTTTGATCTGTATTCCTGTGTGCGTCCCTGCCGCTACTACGAAGGAACCCCCAGCCCTCACAAGCGTCCCCAGGATCTGGACGTGATCGTCTACCGGGAGAACACCGAAGACATTTATATGGGCGTGGAATGGGAGGCCGATGACGCCGTCGGCCAGGAGCTGCGCAAGCACCTCAACGAGGTGGTGATTCCCGCCAACGGGAAGCTGGGCAAGCGTCAGATCCCCGAGGGTTCCGGCATTGGCATCAAGCCGGTGAGCAAGGCCGGCAGCCAGCGTCACATCCGCAAGGCGATCCAGCACGCCCTGCGTCTTCAGGGCGACAAGCGCCACGTGACCCTGGTGCACAAAGGCAACATCATGAAGTTCACGGAAGGGGCCTTCCGTGACTGGGGCTATGAACTGGCCACCACCGAATTCCGCGACGTGTGCATCACCGAGCGGGAAAGCTGGATCCTCGGCAACCTCGAGAAGGACCCCAACCTGAGCGTGCAGGCCAACGCCCGCATGATCGAGCCCGGCTACGACAGCCTCACCCCGGAGAAGAAAGCCGACATCGATACCGAAGTGAAGGCGGTCATCGACGCCATCGGCAGCAGCCACGGAGGCGGCAAGTGGAAGGAGATGGTGCTGGTGGATGACCGCATCGCCGACAGCATTTTCCAGCAGATCCAGACCCGCCCTCAGGAGTATTCGATCCTCGCGACGTTGAACCTCAACGGCGATTACATCTCCGACGCCGCCGCCGCGATGGTGGGCGGACTGGGCATGGCCCCCGGCGCCAACATCGGCCAGAACGCCGCCATCTTCGAAGCCACCCACGGCACCGCCCCGAAACACGCCGGCCTCGATCGGATCAACCCTGGTTCGGTGATCCTCAGCGGCGTGATGATGCTGGAATTCCTGGGCTGGCAAGACGCCGCTGACCTCGTGACCAAAGGCCTGAGTGCCGCTATTGCCGACCAGCAGGTCACCTACGACCTGGCGCGACTGATGGAACCCCAGGTGGATCCGGCGAGCTGCAGCGGTTTCGCTGAAGCCATCATCCAACGGTTCTGA
- a CDS encoding glycosyltransferase family 2 protein, translating into MGGEQLWVVAACLNEEAVILRFVERVLALPEVDRLLLIDDGSSDGTVAVIRSWQQRHPDQGLTLLELTRNFGKEAAMLAGLDFADGRCGAAVLIDSDLQHPPERIPAMVKAWREGAEVVTAVRDDRDAEGLMKVATASWFYRVFNRLVDSIQLQEGAGDFRLLSAPVIKAVTQMREATRFSKGLMPWTGYRSVEIPYSRVARIGGATSWSPLKLWRYAMDGIFSFSVKPLKVWGVIGMLISLVSFLYAALIVLRTLIFGVDLPGYASLIVAVLFLGGIQLIGIGVLGEYIGRIYIDVKRRPHYFIRAVHEP; encoded by the coding sequence ATGGGCGGCGAGCAGCTCTGGGTCGTGGCCGCTTGTCTGAACGAAGAAGCGGTGATCCTCCGTTTTGTCGAACGGGTGCTTGCCCTTCCCGAGGTGGACCGTCTTCTCCTGATCGATGACGGATCCTCTGACGGAACGGTGGCGGTGATTCGCTCCTGGCAGCAGCGCCACCCCGATCAGGGCCTGACACTGCTGGAGCTCACCCGCAATTTCGGCAAAGAAGCCGCCATGTTGGCGGGTCTTGATTTTGCCGATGGACGTTGCGGAGCAGCTGTGTTGATCGACTCCGATCTCCAACATCCCCCAGAACGCATTCCGGCGATGGTGAAGGCCTGGCGGGAGGGTGCCGAGGTGGTGACGGCGGTTCGCGATGACCGCGATGCTGAGGGATTGATGAAGGTCGCCACCGCTTCGTGGTTTTACCGGGTGTTCAACCGCCTGGTGGATTCGATCCAGTTGCAGGAAGGTGCCGGCGACTTTCGCCTGCTCAGTGCCCCAGTGATCAAGGCCGTCACGCAAATGCGCGAGGCCACGCGTTTCTCCAAAGGGTTGATGCCTTGGACGGGCTATCGCAGTGTCGAAATCCCTTACAGCCGCGTGGCACGGATCGGAGGTGCAACCTCCTGGAGTCCGCTCAAACTCTGGCGTTACGCCATGGATGGGATCTTTTCATTCAGCGTGAAACCTCTGAAGGTTTGGGGCGTGATCGGAATGCTGATCTCCCTGGTGAGCTTCCTGTATGCCGCATTGATTGTGCTGCGCACGTTGATCTTCGGGGTGGATCTGCCCGGTTATGCCTCCCTGATCGTGGCGGTGCTGTTTCTTGGTGGAATTCAGCTGATTGGCATCGGTGTGCTGGGCGAATACATCGGCAGGATTTACATCGACGTCAAGCGGCGGCCCCATTACTTCATCCGTGCGGTACACGAGCCTTGA
- a CDS encoding ChbG/HpnK family deacetylase translates to MNLPAALNRLVRYGAIGLLAAVVHAGVLMGLGSWLPLSLANPIGFLTASVAGYLGHALVTFREETGGRRFPRRWLLLQYAVNISVCSLLPLLDAPTVVLVFTPTVLNALIWNRAARVVLHQRQRSGCPAIHADDLGLDAGVDSAILELAEAGRLTSASLLVAGPTAPSAAAAWQSLANTQPLVLHLCLTEGPQPQDCPDLPAGFGDLLLGSLRPAKRHALRAQVETAVQSQIHRFQQLTGQRQIHLDGHQHVHLLPLVLEVVLEQREIVWVRTTAEPLPQGLPLTLWIKALNNGGLLKWLVLQSLTWLARRRLTHAGISSNRRFAGVLFTGQMAGVALEAAQESLGDGDLLLAHPAAPVSTNQLMQRHFHRSAEFFSSPWRQHEWNALKARVPHG, encoded by the coding sequence ATGAACCTGCCGGCGGCCTTGAACCGACTGGTGCGCTACGGCGCCATCGGCCTCCTCGCCGCCGTCGTTCACGCTGGCGTGCTGATGGGCCTCGGGTCATGGCTTCCCCTCAGCCTGGCCAATCCGATCGGCTTTCTCACCGCATCCGTGGCGGGATATCTGGGTCATGCCCTGGTGACCTTCCGGGAAGAGACCGGAGGCCGGCGCTTCCCTCGGCGCTGGTTGCTGCTGCAGTACGCCGTGAACATCAGCGTCTGCTCACTGCTGCCCCTGCTGGATGCCCCAACTGTGGTGCTGGTGTTCACCCCCACTGTGCTGAACGCTCTGATCTGGAACCGTGCTGCACGCGTGGTGCTGCATCAGCGCCAACGCAGCGGATGCCCCGCCATTCACGCCGATGACCTCGGCCTCGACGCTGGGGTGGACAGCGCCATCCTCGAGCTGGCGGAAGCAGGGCGTCTCACCAGCGCCAGCCTGCTGGTGGCTGGTCCAACGGCTCCATCAGCCGCCGCGGCCTGGCAATCCCTGGCCAACACCCAGCCACTTGTGCTGCATCTGTGCCTCACCGAAGGGCCTCAACCCCAGGACTGCCCTGATCTACCGGCAGGCTTCGGCGACCTGCTGCTGGGTTCTCTGCGACCAGCGAAACGGCACGCGCTGCGGGCTCAGGTCGAAACAGCAGTGCAATCCCAGATTCATCGGTTTCAGCAGCTGACCGGTCAACGCCAGATCCATCTCGATGGACATCAGCACGTTCATCTGCTGCCGCTGGTGCTGGAGGTTGTGCTGGAGCAACGGGAGATCGTCTGGGTACGCACCACAGCAGAGCCACTGCCACAGGGCCTGCCGCTGACGCTGTGGATCAAAGCTCTGAACAATGGCGGATTGCTCAAGTGGCTCGTGCTGCAGTCGCTGACATGGCTGGCTCGACGCAGGCTCACGCATGCCGGCATCTCCAGCAATCGGCGCTTTGCCGGGGTTTTGTTCACAGGCCAGATGGCAGGTGTCGCCCTGGAGGCCGCACAAGAATCCTTAGGCGACGGGGACCTGCTGCTGGCTCACCCTGCTGCCCCAGTGAGCACGAATCAACTGATGCAGCGCCACTTTCATCGTTCAGCCGAATTTTTCAGTTCACCGTGGCGACAACACGAATGGAACGCCCTCAAGGCTCGTGTACCGCACGGATGA
- a CDS encoding 5'-methylthioadenosine/adenosylhomocysteine nucleosidase, whose translation MTRPLHIGLLGAMPEEIGSDLSHLNQLSSSVHGDLTLHQGVWGEGVRLTLAWSGWGKVCAARAATRLLAASPDLDLLLFTGVAGAAEGSLQQWDVVLADAVMQHDMNASPLFPRFTMPPLKRDRLQPDPAWLDWAKRSLAAAQAAGELEGFGAVRPGLIATGDQFIGDAAVLQELKAALPDLQAVEMEGGAVAQVAEQEEVPWLVLRVISDGADEAAAQSFTDFVKVYEQQAWSLIEALLKRLSTR comes from the coding sequence ATGACACGCCCGCTGCACATCGGCCTGCTTGGCGCCATGCCCGAGGAAATCGGCTCGGATCTGAGTCATCTCAACCAGCTCAGCAGCAGTGTCCATGGAGACCTGACGCTGCACCAGGGCGTCTGGGGCGAAGGGGTCCGATTGACCCTGGCCTGGAGTGGCTGGGGAAAAGTGTGTGCAGCCAGGGCGGCGACCCGTCTGCTGGCAGCGTCTCCCGATCTGGATCTGCTGCTCTTCACCGGTGTGGCCGGCGCTGCCGAGGGTTCCCTGCAGCAGTGGGATGTGGTGCTGGCAGATGCCGTGATGCAGCACGACATGAATGCCAGCCCGCTGTTTCCCCGCTTCACCATGCCACCGCTGAAGCGCGATCGTCTTCAGCCCGATCCGGCTTGGCTGGACTGGGCCAAACGCTCCTTGGCTGCTGCCCAGGCGGCCGGCGAGCTCGAGGGCTTTGGAGCTGTGCGCCCGGGGTTGATCGCCACAGGCGATCAGTTCATCGGGGATGCCGCGGTGCTGCAGGAGCTCAAAGCTGCCTTGCCTGATCTGCAGGCGGTGGAAATGGAAGGGGGCGCCGTAGCGCAGGTGGCCGAGCAGGAAGAGGTGCCGTGGCTGGTTCTGCGGGTGATTTCCGACGGAGCCGATGAAGCGGCAGCCCAGAGCTTCACCGACTTCGTAAAGGTGTACGAACAACAGGCCTGGAGCCTGATCGAGGCGCTGCTTAAGAGGTTGTCCACACGATGA
- a CDS encoding heme oxygenase (biliverdin-producing) → MSVALAAQLREGTKKSHTMAENTGFVSCFLKGVVDKASYRKLVADLYFVYTAMEEEIAKLGDHPVVGPVGMQELNRREALEQDLAYYFGAGWKEQIQPSPSAAAYVERIHAVAQESPELLVGHHYTRYLGDLSGGQILKNIAQKAMNMDGDDGLHFYVFNDIADEKAFKTAYRSTMDELPIDQAMADRIVEEANHAFHLNMNMFKELEGNLVAAIGKVLFGFLTRRQRAGSTEAAAA, encoded by the coding sequence ATGTCCGTCGCTCTGGCTGCCCAGCTCCGGGAAGGCACCAAGAAATCCCACACGATGGCCGAGAACACCGGCTTCGTGAGTTGCTTCCTCAAAGGCGTTGTGGACAAGGCCAGCTACCGCAAGCTGGTGGCTGATCTTTACTTCGTTTACACCGCGATGGAAGAGGAGATCGCCAAGCTGGGCGATCATCCCGTGGTCGGTCCTGTGGGGATGCAGGAGCTCAACCGTCGTGAAGCTCTGGAACAGGATCTCGCCTACTACTTCGGTGCCGGCTGGAAAGAACAAATCCAGCCGTCTCCCTCAGCTGCGGCCTATGTGGAGCGGATTCATGCCGTTGCACAGGAATCGCCTGAACTGTTGGTGGGGCATCACTACACCCGCTACCTCGGCGATCTCTCCGGCGGACAGATCCTGAAGAACATCGCCCAGAAAGCGATGAATATGGATGGCGACGACGGTCTTCACTTCTACGTCTTCAACGACATTGCCGACGAAAAGGCTTTCAAGACCGCCTACCGCTCCACGATGGATGAGCTGCCCATCGATCAGGCCATGGCTGATCGGATTGTGGAGGAAGCCAACCATGCCTTCCACCTGAACATGAACATGTTCAAGGAACTCGAAGGCAATCTGGTGGCTGCCATCGGCAAGGTTCTGTTCGGCTTCCTGACCCGTCGCCAGCGCGCCGGCAGTACGGAGGCTGCGGCAGCCTGA
- a CDS encoding glycosyltransferase codes for MPTTLIRLLVPGTSQRFRCGGLSVELQTARLLSSLCSVEVVTHRERHQDHPFLQDLLREEPPRQDILWIVSWGFDVPALVQRLRGHRIAYHAHSSGYGFTLPPGVPVLAVSRNTLGYWGDRCPRNPLLLVPNAIEPCWLDRGCRGSAERRPIDVLVQARKSSRYVLDQLVPALRQRSLRVEVQSGWVDDLVDLFNRSSVYLYDSAEYWRGRGVTEGFGLPPLEAMACGCVVFSSLNHALADHGDPGRMVHQIGCGRLAFDVRRVENAVRDPAAWRPPAAALNALLDGSSEASLLQRWKLALNQLDALNDAEGPLLSSPPTWQLKLHQRVARLRRVVDRLPGWPKG; via the coding sequence GTGCCCACCACGCTCATCCGCCTCCTGGTGCCGGGCACCAGCCAACGCTTCCGCTGTGGTGGTTTGAGTGTGGAGCTGCAAACGGCTCGGCTGCTGTCGAGCCTTTGTTCAGTGGAGGTAGTGACCCACCGCGAGCGGCATCAAGACCATCCATTTCTGCAGGATCTGCTCCGCGAGGAGCCCCCTCGGCAGGACATCCTCTGGATTGTCAGCTGGGGGTTTGACGTGCCGGCACTTGTGCAGCGTTTGCGCGGCCATCGCATTGCTTATCACGCCCATAGCAGTGGCTACGGCTTCACACTTCCGCCTGGTGTGCCTGTGCTGGCGGTGAGTCGCAACACCCTTGGGTACTGGGGGGATCGTTGCCCCCGCAATCCATTGCTGCTGGTGCCCAATGCCATCGAGCCCTGTTGGTTGGATCGAGGCTGCAGAGGCAGCGCCGAGCGCCGCCCCATCGACGTCCTCGTTCAAGCTCGCAAGAGCAGTCGTTATGTGCTGGATCAGCTGGTGCCCGCCCTGCGGCAGCGGAGTCTCCGGGTGGAGGTGCAAAGCGGCTGGGTTGATGATCTCGTCGATCTGTTCAACCGCTCCAGCGTTTACCTCTACGACTCAGCGGAGTACTGGCGTGGTCGCGGTGTGACGGAGGGATTTGGTCTGCCGCCGCTTGAGGCCATGGCCTGCGGTTGCGTGGTGTTCAGCAGCCTGAATCATGCGCTGGCCGATCACGGTGACCCGGGTCGGATGGTCCATCAGATCGGGTGTGGGCGCTTGGCCTTTGACGTGCGTCGGGTCGAGAATGCCGTCCGTGATCCAGCTGCGTGGAGACCACCAGCTGCTGCACTGAATGCATTGCTGGACGGAAGCTCAGAGGCGTCTCTTCTGCAGCGCTGGAAGCTGGCATTGAATCAGTTGGATGCCCTGAATGACGCCGAAGGTCCCCTGCTCAGCAGCCCACCCACCTGGCAACTGAAGCTGCATCAACGCGTGGCAAGGCTGCGTCGAGTGGTCGATCGGTTGCCCGGCTGGCCGAAGGGATAA
- a CDS encoding ABC transporter ATP-binding protein: protein MQSTTLSDLSVLLNHLPRRRLRLLGVVLVASFLQGLLDMLLVGLMARMVGLLAGVKLQDQIPGVRVFGGSLLDQAGWLIGLLIAAFWFTSIIRFAVSLMQSMLSAEIWNDLVNRVYANLMLQRYAFFTENRTANLSESFNRVLNRISTAVISPLITIAGNLLSVVVLLVGINIILGWKALLMFTLMLMAYVLSSRLVTPYLRLGTKQRVRYTRRINMILMESLRSMRDVQLYSADQYFTSRFSRDGVIAKRYDRLTRLLTDVPRYVIEPVAVTVLFAIGVGPSLIAGDMESVRESLPLISVILVTLLRISGPLQSMFRSVNKLRGGLPEIKDALDLLQLKPQRLTLQSPGVPSPSGVFPRRLIQLDNVSFTYAGRDQPVLEGINLSIAIGSRIALVGRTGSGKTTLAHIILGLYTPSSGELCLDGIPLTAEEMPAWQANCALVPQDIRLLDTSVRENIAFGQSADEIDDDEVWNALAAAQFDDVVSQMPYGLYTMIGENGVKLSGGQRQRLSLARAFYRKASVLILDEATSALDNKTEYEVMQALDIIGRRCTTIVIAHRLSTVRKCDQVFEVSHGRIKASGSFEDLVKTSDSFREMNRLEST, encoded by the coding sequence ATGCAGAGCACAACCCTCAGTGATCTTTCGGTTCTGTTGAATCATTTGCCACGGCGGCGTCTGCGGTTGCTGGGGGTGGTTCTAGTGGCGTCTTTCCTTCAAGGCTTGCTCGATATGTTGTTGGTGGGTCTGATGGCTCGCATGGTTGGCTTGCTTGCGGGCGTGAAGCTGCAGGATCAGATCCCGGGGGTTCGCGTGTTTGGTGGGTCGCTATTGGATCAAGCGGGCTGGCTGATTGGTCTGCTGATCGCCGCATTTTGGTTCACCTCCATCATTCGTTTCGCTGTGTCGCTGATGCAGAGCATGCTCAGCGCTGAAATCTGGAACGATTTGGTGAACAGGGTGTATGCCAACTTGATGCTGCAACGCTATGCCTTTTTTACCGAAAATCGAACAGCAAATCTCTCGGAAAGTTTTAACCGAGTTTTGAATCGCATTTCGACGGCAGTGATCAGTCCTCTGATCACCATCGCTGGCAATTTATTGTCAGTTGTTGTTTTGCTTGTAGGCATCAACATCATTCTTGGCTGGAAAGCCCTGTTGATGTTCACCTTGATGTTGATGGCTTATGTATTGTCGTCCCGTTTGGTCACCCCTTATTTGCGTTTGGGAACCAAGCAGAGGGTTCGCTACACAAGACGAATTAACATGATTCTGATGGAATCCCTTCGCTCGATGCGGGATGTCCAACTTTATTCAGCAGATCAATATTTCACATCTCGTTTTTCCCGCGATGGGGTGATCGCAAAGCGGTACGACCGTCTGACACGACTGCTTACTGATGTTCCGCGCTATGTGATCGAACCCGTTGCGGTCACCGTTCTCTTCGCCATTGGTGTGGGGCCTTCACTGATCGCTGGGGATATGGAAAGTGTTCGCGAGAGCTTGCCATTGATTTCAGTGATTCTTGTGACGCTGCTGCGGATTTCTGGTCCGCTTCAGTCCATGTTCCGCAGCGTGAACAAGTTGCGTGGTGGCTTGCCGGAGATCAAGGATGCTCTCGATCTGCTTCAGCTGAAGCCACAGCGTCTCACCTTGCAAAGCCCGGGTGTTCCATCTCCTAGTGGAGTTTTCCCCCGTCGTCTGATTCAGCTTGACAACGTCAGTTTCACCTACGCCGGCCGTGATCAGCCTGTGCTTGAGGGGATCAATCTTTCGATTGCTATTGGTTCGCGGATTGCGCTGGTGGGCCGCACGGGCAGTGGCAAAACAACCTTGGCCCACATCATCCTTGGTCTCTACACCCCAAGTTCTGGGGAGCTTTGCCTCGACGGGATTCCCCTTACTGCAGAGGAGATGCCCGCATGGCAGGCCAATTGTGCCTTAGTTCCACAAGATATCCGTTTATTGGATACCAGTGTTCGCGAAAATATCGCCTTCGGTCAGTCCGCTGACGAAATTGATGATGACGAGGTTTGGAATGCACTTGCTGCGGCTCAATTTGATGACGTTGTGAGCCAGATGCCCTATGGGCTCTACACGATGATTGGTGAGAATGGTGTGAAGTTGTCAGGAGGACAGCGTCAACGTCTCTCCTTGGCTCGTGCTTTTTATCGGAAGGCAAGCGTCTTGATTTTGGATGAGGCGACAAGCGCGTTAGACAACAAAACGGAGTATGAGGTAATGCAGGCCCTCGATATCATTGGCCGCCGTTGCACCACGATCGTGATTGCCCATCGGTTGTCGACGGTTCGTAAATGTGATCAGGTGTTTGAAGTAAGTCATGGACGCATAAAGGCATCCGGGAGTTTTGAAGATCTCGTCAAAACTTCAGACAGTTTCCGTGAGATGAATCGATTGGAATCAACCTGA